From the genome of Streptomyces sp. NBC_01260, one region includes:
- a CDS encoding cobalt-precorrin-6A reductase has protein sequence MHVLVLGGTTEARRLAGLLVAELPGGAKVTSSLAGRVAGPRLPPGEVRIGGFGGADGLAAWLRTHQVDALIDATHPFAGTISFNAATAAAAAHVPLLALRRPGWVPGEGDDWHPVGSLDEAARALPARGRRVFLTTGRMGLAAFAGLDELWFLMRSVDAPEPPYPARMEVLLDRGPFALEGERELIRRHRIDVLVTKDSGGAATAPKLVAAREARIPVIVVRRPPVPGSVAVAATPALALAWLRGHVGCGP, from the coding sequence ATGCACGTACTCGTACTCGGCGGGACCACGGAGGCCCGTCGCCTCGCCGGGCTCCTGGTGGCGGAACTTCCCGGCGGGGCCAAGGTGACCAGCTCGCTCGCCGGGCGGGTGGCCGGCCCGAGACTTCCCCCGGGCGAGGTGCGCATCGGCGGTTTCGGCGGCGCCGACGGACTTGCCGCTTGGTTGCGTACGCACCAGGTGGACGCGCTCATCGACGCCACCCATCCTTTCGCCGGGACGATCAGTTTCAACGCGGCGACAGCCGCTGCGGCTGCCCATGTTCCCCTGCTGGCGCTGCGCCGCCCCGGCTGGGTGCCCGGCGAGGGCGACGACTGGCACCCGGTCGGTTCCCTGGACGAGGCGGCACGGGCGCTGCCCGCGCGAGGGCGGCGCGTGTTCCTCACCACCGGGCGCATGGGGCTGGCCGCCTTCGCCGGGCTGGACGAGCTGTGGTTCCTGATGCGGTCGGTGGACGCGCCGGAGCCCCCGTACCCGGCCCGGATGGAGGTCCTGCTCGACCGGGGCCCGTTCGCTCTCGAAGGGGAGCGTGAGCTGATCCGCCGTCACCGCATCGACGTTCTCGTCACGAAGGACAGCGGCGGCGCCGCCACCGCCCCCAAGCTCGTCGCGGCCCGCGAGGCACGGATCCCGGTGATCGTGGTGCGCCGCCCACCGGTTCCCGGGTCAGTGGCGGTGGCCGCCACCCCCGCGCTGGCCCTCGCCTGGCTGCGCGGGCACGTCGGCTGCGGGCCGTAG